The Saccharopolyspora gloriosae genome window below encodes:
- a CDS encoding SDR family oxidoreductase, which yields MPSTMSGKVVLITGAARGIGAQTARELARRGARLSLTGLEPDELKAVTAELGDGHTWFEADVTDPDSLQAAIDGTVAAHGRIDVVIANAGIAPFGTVQNGDPHAFTKTIDVNINGVFHTARLALPHVIEQRGYVLVVSSLSAFAPMGGMAAYTASKAGAEALASALSSEVAHLGVAVGSAHPSWIDTDLVRDAKADLPSFREMRKRLPWPMHATTTVEKCAIAFADAVERRSRRVYVPRPVMLMHWLRNLPASKLVARIMAPSLRKIMPEMEREVAALGRSFSARNQALQGTPKQAPRGK from the coding sequence ATGCCGTCAACGATGTCCGGCAAAGTCGTCCTGATCACCGGTGCCGCGCGCGGCATCGGTGCGCAGACCGCCAGGGAGCTCGCCCGTCGCGGCGCCCGGCTCTCGCTGACCGGGCTCGAACCCGATGAGCTCAAAGCCGTCACCGCCGAACTCGGCGACGGCCACACCTGGTTCGAGGCCGACGTCACCGACCCCGACTCCCTCCAGGCCGCCATCGACGGCACCGTCGCCGCGCACGGCCGGATCGACGTGGTGATCGCCAACGCGGGCATCGCGCCGTTCGGCACCGTGCAGAACGGCGACCCGCACGCGTTCACCAAGACGATCGACGTGAACATCAACGGCGTCTTCCACACCGCGCGCCTCGCGCTGCCGCACGTGATCGAGCAGCGCGGCTACGTCCTGGTCGTGTCCTCGCTGTCGGCGTTCGCCCCGATGGGCGGCATGGCCGCCTACACCGCGAGCAAGGCGGGCGCGGAGGCCCTGGCCAGCGCGCTGAGCTCCGAGGTCGCCCACCTCGGCGTCGCGGTCGGCAGCGCGCACCCGTCGTGGATCGACACCGACCTGGTGCGCGACGCGAAGGCGGACCTGCCGAGCTTCCGGGAGATGCGCAAGCGCCTGCCGTGGCCGATGCACGCCACCACGACCGTGGAGAAGTGCGCCATCGCGTTCGCCGACGCCGTGGAGCGCCGCTCCCGCCGGGTGTACGTGCCGCGCCCGGTGATGCTGATGCACTGGCTGCGCAACCTGCCCGCCTCGAAGCTGGTCGCGCGGATCATGGCCCCGTCGCTGCGCAAGATCATGCCGGAGATGGAGCGGGAGGTGGCCGCCCTCGGACGCTCGTTCAGCGCCCGCAACCAGGCCTTGCAGGGAACTCCGAAGCAGGCGCCGCGCGGGAAGTAG
- a CDS encoding DUF305 domain-containing protein produces the protein MQRASFHRHRPTRTAPPGRAWSPSRYAPGGPTTAGPGVSPARGRARAPRLLVGAALACGLALTGCGPAEQPAPPPAADSSEPPGADAPETEEQEDAAHTSTDQEFARQLLAHHQQLLELTELAADSGDPEVAAYAAGIQRDRQAQADELTRWLTDTEDVPSGSAPEDLVAGESRVPGMPSAELVDRLRQARGPEFTGPFKEAMAGLYDGGEQLAQAELEEGSATQMRSLAERILDGRDVERADLTAL, from the coding sequence GTGCAGCGAGCCTCGTTCCACCGGCACCGGCCAACGCGGACCGCACCGCCCGGCCGCGCGTGGTCGCCGAGCCGATACGCGCCCGGCGGCCCGACGACCGCCGGACCAGGCGTTTCCCCCGCCCGGGGCCGGGCGCGAGCGCCGCGGCTACTGGTCGGCGCGGCGCTGGCCTGCGGGCTGGCGCTCACCGGCTGCGGCCCCGCGGAGCAGCCCGCCCCGCCACCGGCCGCGGACTCCTCGGAGCCGCCCGGCGCGGACGCGCCGGAGACCGAGGAGCAGGAGGACGCGGCGCACACGAGCACCGATCAGGAGTTCGCCCGGCAGCTGCTGGCGCACCACCAGCAGCTGCTGGAGCTGACCGAGCTGGCGGCCGACTCCGGCGATCCCGAGGTCGCCGCCTACGCGGCGGGGATCCAGCGGGACCGGCAGGCCCAGGCCGACGAGCTGACCCGCTGGCTCACCGACACCGAGGACGTTCCGTCCGGCAGCGCGCCCGAGGATCTCGTCGCCGGGGAGTCCCGGGTGCCGGGGATGCCGAGCGCGGAGCTGGTGGACCGGCTGCGGCAGGCCCGCGGCCCGGAGTTCACGGGGCCGTTCAAGGAGGCCATGGCCGGTCTCTACGACGGCGGGGAGCAATTGGCCCAGGCGGAGTTGGAGGAGGGTTCGGCGACCCAGATGCGCTCGCTGGCGGAGCGGATCCTGGACGGCCGCGACGTCGAGCGAGCCGACCTCACCGCCCTCTGA